Proteins encoded within one genomic window of Siniperca chuatsi isolate FFG_IHB_CAS linkage group LG4, ASM2008510v1, whole genome shotgun sequence:
- the LOC122874702 gene encoding transcription factor Maf-like, giving the protein MASELAMSNSDLPTSPLAMEYVNDFDLMKFEVKKEPVEPDRSISQCSRLVAGGSLSSTPMSTPCSSVPPSPSFSAPSPGSGSEQKGHLEDFYWMTGYQQQLNPEALGFSPEDAVEALISSSHQLQTFDGYARGQQFGGAAGPGGAMAGEEMGSAAAVVSAVIAAAAAQNGNPHHHHHHHHHHHTGAHHPSSGSQSGGVAGGNHQHMRLDDRFSDEQLVTMSVRELNRQLRGVSKEEVIRLKQKRRTLKNRGYAQSCRYKRVQQRHVLEGEKTQLIQQVDHLKQEISRLARERDAYKEKYEKLISTGFRENGGSSSDNNPSSPEFFMTSRKFLHL; this is encoded by the exons ATGGCATCAGAGCTGGCAATGAGCAACTCCGACCTGCCCACCAGTCCCCTGGCCATGGAATATGTTAATGACTTCGATCTGATGAAGTTTGAAGTGAAAAAGGAGCCGGTGGAGCCCGATCGCAGCATCAGCCAGTGCAGCCGCCTGGTCGCCGGGGGATCCCTATCTTCCACCCCGATGAGCACGCCTTGCAGCTCTGTTCCCCCCTCTCCAAGCTTCTCGGCGCCCAGTCCGGGATCAGGGAGCGAACAGAAGGGGCACTTGGAGGATTTCTACTGGATGACCGGGTACCAACAGCAGTTGAACCCCGAGGCTCTGGGCTTTAGCCCGGAGGACGCCGTAGAGGCGCTGATCAGCAGCAGTCACCAGCTCCAGACCTTCGATGGCTATGCCAGAGGGCAGCAGTTCGGCGGCGCAGCCGGGCCAGGAGGCGCCATGGCCGGGGAGGAGATGGGATCAGCGGCCGCCGTGGTGTCCGCGGTTATCGCTGCAGCCGCAGCTCAGAACGGGaatccccaccaccaccaccatcatcaccaccaccaccacacaggGGCACACCACCCCTCCTCCGGGTCTCAGTCCGGCGGCGTCGCGGGGGGAAACCACCAGCACATGCGCTTGGATGATCGGTTCTCGGACGAGCAGCTGGTCACCATGTCGGTGCGGGAATTGAACCGGCAGCTCCGAGGGGTCAGCAAGGAAGAGGTGATCCGTCTGAAACAGAAGAGGAGGACGCTAAAGAACAGAGGCTATGCCCAGTCCTGCCGGTACAAGCGGGTCCAGCAGCGGCACGTCCTGGAGGGAGAGAAGACGCAACTCATCCAGCAGGTGGACCACCTCAAGCAGGAGATCTCCCGGCTGGCCAGGGAGAGGGACGCCTACAAGGAGAAATACGAGAAGCTGATCAGCACCGGCTTCCGAGAAAACGGAGGATCCAGCAGCGACAACAACCCCTCATCCCCGGAGTTTTTCAT GACGTCAAGAAAATTCCTCCATCTGTGA